The Glycine max cultivar Williams 82 chromosome 12, Glycine_max_v4.0, whole genome shotgun sequence genome window below encodes:
- the LOC100793041 gene encoding nucleobase-ascorbate transporter 12 isoform X2, protein MSNSNPNNRNRHAPSPPEPKPMPPSSWAKKTGFRPKLSGETNVTDSGPITTPPPNVDLEAGRVRTPATANGVTNGDKAPVPVPPPPAAAKKRRDSDGVPKSSVLSTNGQAPAAEPPPRRTARHEEVVDGLPADDDEFVSRHSHMKYELRDSPGLEIQAYNEGAPGGYNYWRSFPNFTWVYWTYVAVSKYLRKISVLGHRIFLIYAVPLGLAITWAFAFMLTEAGVYSYKGCDANIPSSNMVSEHCRKHFSRMRHCRVDTSQALKSSSWFRFPYPLQWGTPVFHWKMAIVMCVVSLISSVDSVGSYHASSLLVASRPPTPGVLSRGIGLEGLASVLAGLWGTGTGSTTLTENVHTIAVTKMGSRRAVQLGACFLIVLSLIGKVGGFIASIPEVMVAGLLCFMWAMLTALGLSNLRYSEAGSSRNIIIVGLSLFFSLSIPAYFQQYGISPNSNLSVPSYFQPYIVTSHGPFHSKYGGLNYVLNTLFSLHMVIAFLVAFILDNTVPGSKQERGVYVWSEAEIARREPAVANDYELPLKVGRIFRWVKWVGV, encoded by the exons ATGTCCAATTCCAATCCTAACAACCGTAACCGACACGCTCCGTCGCCGCCGGAGCCCAAGCCCATGCCGCCTTCTTCTTGGGCCAAGAAAACCGGCTTCAGGCCCAAACTCTCCGGCGAGACCAATGTCACCGATTCCGGCCCGATAACCACCCCGCCTCCCAACGTAGATCTCGAGGCCGGTCGTGTTCGGACTCCGGCCACCGCTAACGGCGTCACCAACGGCGACAAGGCTCCCGTTCCGGTTCCTCCGCCGCCTGCGGCGGCAAAGAAGCGGAGAGACTCCGACGGCGTGCCGAAGAGTTCTGTTCTCAGCACCAACGGACAGGCGCCGGCGGCGGAGCCGCCGCCGCGGAGGACGGCGAGGCACGAGGAAGTGGTAGACGGTTTGCCGGCGGATGACGACGAGTTTGTGTCGCGGCACTCgcatatgaagtatgaactcAGAGATTCACCTGGTTTAG AAATTCAAGCATATAATGAGGGAGCTCCAGGGGGCTATAATTATTGGCGCAGCTTTCCAAACTTTACTTGGGTATACTGGACTTATGTCGCTGTTAGTAAG TATCTTCGTAAGATATCTGTTCTTGGACATCGCATATTTCTAATATATGCG GTTCCTCTGGGTCTGGCAATTACATGGGCATTTGCTTTCATGCTGACTGAAGCAGGAGTTTACAGCTACAAAGGGTGTGATGCAAATATACCTTCCTCAAATATGGTTTCAGAGCACTGCAGAAAGCATTTCTCAAGGATGAGGCACTGTCGGGTTGATACTTCTCAAGCATTGAAATCCTCTTCATGGTTTAGGTTTCCTTATCCACTACAATGGGGTACTCCTGTCTTCCACTGGAAAATGGCTATTGTGATGTGTGTGGTTTCCTTAATCTCATCTGTGGATTCG GTTGGCTCATACCATGCATCTTCATTACTGGTAGCATCCAGACCGCCAACTCCCGGAGTTCTTAGTCGAGGAATTGGTTTGGAAGGTCTTGCTAGTGTCTTGGCTGGTCTCTGGGGAACTGGAACTGGATCTACAACTTTAACTGAAAATGTTCACACAATTGCTGTGACTAAAATGGGAAGCCGCAGGGCAGTTCAACTGGGTGCATGCTTTCTGATAGTGTTGTCTCTTATAG GTAAGGTTGGAGGATTCATTGCTTCAATTCCCGAAGTCATGGTTGCTGGTCTCCTCTGCTTTATGTGGGCAATGCTCACAGCATTAGGCTTGTCAAATCTACGCTATAGTGAGGCTGGAAGCTCTCGAAATATCATCATAGTTGGGTTAtcattgtttttctctctttccatACCTGCCTACTTTCAACAATATGGCATCTCTCCAAATTCCAACTTGTCTGTGCCAAGTTATTTTCAGCCCTACATTGTGACTTCTCACGGGCCTTTCCACAGCAAATATGGAGGG TTGAACTATGTCTTGAACACACTTTTTTCACTACACATGGTGATAGCGTTTCTTGTCGCTTTTATCCTGGATAATACTGTACCCGGCAGTAAGCAGGAACGTGGGGTATATGTTTGGTCCGAAGCAGAGATTGCTAGAAGAGAGCCTGCTGTTGCTAATGACTATGAATTACCCTTGAAAGTTGGTCGGATTTTCAGATGGGTGAAGTGGGTTGGCGTGTAA
- the LOC100793041 gene encoding nucleobase-ascorbate transporter 12 isoform X1, translated as MSNSNPNNRNRHAPSPPEPKPMPPSSWAKKTGFRPKLSGETNVTDSGPITTPPPNVDLEAGRVRTPATANGVTNGDKAPVPVPPPPAAAKKRRDSDGVPKSSVLSTNGQAPAAEPPPRRTARHEEVVDGLPADDDEFVSRHSHMKYELRDSPGLVPIGVYGIQHYFSILGSLVLIPLVIVPTMGGTHEETSMVVSTVLFVSGVTTLLHIAFGSRLPLIQGPSFVYLAPALAIINSPEFQGLNENKFKHIMRELQGAIIIGAAFQTLLGYTGLMSLLVRLINPVVISPTIAAVGLSFYSYGFPLVGTCIEIGAVQILVVIVFSLYLRKISVLGHRIFLIYAVPLGLAITWAFAFMLTEAGVYSYKGCDANIPSSNMVSEHCRKHFSRMRHCRVDTSQALKSSSWFRFPYPLQWGTPVFHWKMAIVMCVVSLISSVDSVGSYHASSLLVASRPPTPGVLSRGIGLEGLASVLAGLWGTGTGSTTLTENVHTIAVTKMGSRRAVQLGACFLIVLSLIGKVGGFIASIPEVMVAGLLCFMWAMLTALGLSNLRYSEAGSSRNIIIVGLSLFFSLSIPAYFQQYGISPNSNLSVPSYFQPYIVTSHGPFHSKYGGLNYVLNTLFSLHMVIAFLVAFILDNTVPGSKQERGVYVWSEAEIARREPAVANDYELPLKVGRIFRWVKWVGV; from the exons ATGTCCAATTCCAATCCTAACAACCGTAACCGACACGCTCCGTCGCCGCCGGAGCCCAAGCCCATGCCGCCTTCTTCTTGGGCCAAGAAAACCGGCTTCAGGCCCAAACTCTCCGGCGAGACCAATGTCACCGATTCCGGCCCGATAACCACCCCGCCTCCCAACGTAGATCTCGAGGCCGGTCGTGTTCGGACTCCGGCCACCGCTAACGGCGTCACCAACGGCGACAAGGCTCCCGTTCCGGTTCCTCCGCCGCCTGCGGCGGCAAAGAAGCGGAGAGACTCCGACGGCGTGCCGAAGAGTTCTGTTCTCAGCACCAACGGACAGGCGCCGGCGGCGGAGCCGCCGCCGCGGAGGACGGCGAGGCACGAGGAAGTGGTAGACGGTTTGCCGGCGGATGACGACGAGTTTGTGTCGCGGCACTCgcatatgaagtatgaactcAGAGATTCACCTGGTTTAG TTCCTATTGGCGTGTACGGAATTCAGCACTACTTTTCCATATTAGGTTCGTTGGTTCTGATTCCGCTTGTGATTGTTCCTACAATGGGAGGCACTCAT GAGGAAACTTCTATGGTGGTATCGACCGTGCTCTTTGTCTCGGGGGTGACAACTCTCTTGCATATTGCTTTTGGCTCCAGGTTGCCCTTGATTCAGGGCCCTTCTTTTGTTTATCTCGCACCGGCGCTCGCGATAATCAACTCCCCGGAGTTTCAAGGATTGAATGAAAAT AAATTCAAGCATATAATGAGGGAGCTCCAGGGGGCTATAATTATTGGCGCAGCTTTCCAAACTTTACTTGGGTATACTGGACTTATGTCGCTGTTAGTAAG ATTGATCAATCCTGTAGTTATATCCCCAACTATTGCTGCAGTTGGACTTTCATTCTACAGTTATGGTTTCCCATTAGTTGGTACATGTATTGAGATCGGTGCAGTACAAATATTAGTGGTTATTGTTTTTTCTCTT TATCTTCGTAAGATATCTGTTCTTGGACATCGCATATTTCTAATATATGCG GTTCCTCTGGGTCTGGCAATTACATGGGCATTTGCTTTCATGCTGACTGAAGCAGGAGTTTACAGCTACAAAGGGTGTGATGCAAATATACCTTCCTCAAATATGGTTTCAGAGCACTGCAGAAAGCATTTCTCAAGGATGAGGCACTGTCGGGTTGATACTTCTCAAGCATTGAAATCCTCTTCATGGTTTAGGTTTCCTTATCCACTACAATGGGGTACTCCTGTCTTCCACTGGAAAATGGCTATTGTGATGTGTGTGGTTTCCTTAATCTCATCTGTGGATTCG GTTGGCTCATACCATGCATCTTCATTACTGGTAGCATCCAGACCGCCAACTCCCGGAGTTCTTAGTCGAGGAATTGGTTTGGAAGGTCTTGCTAGTGTCTTGGCTGGTCTCTGGGGAACTGGAACTGGATCTACAACTTTAACTGAAAATGTTCACACAATTGCTGTGACTAAAATGGGAAGCCGCAGGGCAGTTCAACTGGGTGCATGCTTTCTGATAGTGTTGTCTCTTATAG GTAAGGTTGGAGGATTCATTGCTTCAATTCCCGAAGTCATGGTTGCTGGTCTCCTCTGCTTTATGTGGGCAATGCTCACAGCATTAGGCTTGTCAAATCTACGCTATAGTGAGGCTGGAAGCTCTCGAAATATCATCATAGTTGGGTTAtcattgtttttctctctttccatACCTGCCTACTTTCAACAATATGGCATCTCTCCAAATTCCAACTTGTCTGTGCCAAGTTATTTTCAGCCCTACATTGTGACTTCTCACGGGCCTTTCCACAGCAAATATGGAGGG TTGAACTATGTCTTGAACACACTTTTTTCACTACACATGGTGATAGCGTTTCTTGTCGCTTTTATCCTGGATAATACTGTACCCGGCAGTAAGCAGGAACGTGGGGTATATGTTTGGTCCGAAGCAGAGATTGCTAGAAGAGAGCCTGCTGTTGCTAATGACTATGAATTACCCTTGAAAGTTGGTCGGATTTTCAGATGGGTGAAGTGGGTTGGCGTGTAA